The Pseudomonas sp. SCB32 DNA window TGCTGCGCAACGACCTGCCGCAGCCGCTGGGGCCGACCCTGGGGAAGAAATAATGCTGATCTGCCCGCTCTGCCGCGAGGCGCTCGCTGAGGTCGACAACGGCGTGGCCTGCGCCGCCGGGCACCGCTTCGATCGCGCCCGCCAGGGGTACCTGAACCTGCTGCCAGTGCAGCACAAGAAGAGCCTCGACCCGGGCGACAACGCCGCCATGGTCGAGGCGCGCCGACACTTCCTCGGCGCCGGCCACTACGCGCCACTGGCCAAGCGCCTGGCCGAACTGGCCGCTGAGCGCGCGCCGGGTCGCTGGCTGGATATCGGCTGTGGCGAGGGCTACTACACCGCGCAACTGGGCGAAGCCCTGCCGCAGGCCGACGGCTATGCGCTGGACATCTCCCGCGAGGCCGTCAAACGCGCCTGCAAGCGCGCCCCGCAACTGACCTGGATGGTCGCCAGCATGGCCCGCGTGCCACTGGCCGACGCCTCCTGCCAGTTGCTGGCCAGCGTGTTCAGCCCGATCGACTGGAAGGAAGCCGCGCGCCTGCTCACCCCTGGTGGCGGCGTGCTGCGCCTGGGCCCTGCTCGCGACCACCTGCTGGAACTGCGCCAGCGCCTGTACGACGAAGTGCGCGAGTACGTCGAGGACAAGCACCTCGCCGACCTGCCCGAAGAGCTCAAGCTGGCGCACACCGAACAATTGAGCTTCAAGCTGCCGCTGCACACCCGCGAAGCCCGCGAGCACCTGCTGGCGATGACACCCCACGGCTGGCGGGTAAACCCCGAGCGGCGCGAGCGCATCCTCGCCGAGCCCTTCGAGGTGACCGTCGCAGTACGCTACGATTGGCTGGAACGCCAAGAACCCTGAAGCCGGCCCAAGGCCGGTCTGCGCTCGCTCATGCGGCGTTAAAAACAAACTCGTGCGCGAGTCCGATCAAAATACTCATTTATCCACGTAAACTGCGTTTCTGAATTTATTTTTGCCTAGCCTGAGCATCGCTCGGCTCGGCCTTGAACCGGCTAACGAGGACGCCATGCGCCAACCGGATATCGAGATCTACATCAAGGATGCCGACCAGGCCTCCGTCGCCGCCTGGCTGGAAAAGGCTCTTGGCCCCTGCTCCGAATGGCGCGCCCAGGGCGAGACCTTCAAGTGCACCGCCGGCAGCATCCCGGTGACCTGGCTGCCCAAGGCCGTGGGCAAGTGGAACAGCGTGTTCCTCGACAGCGATGCCACCCCTTGGGACGACGATGTCGCTTGCGCCCGCGATGCCTACGCCGCGCTGGAGGTGGAAGTGCGCTGCGCACCGGGCAGCTGGAGCGAAGACCAGGGCGAGGAGGACGCGGATCGCTGGCTGAAGGTGACCGCCGCGGGCGTCGAAGAGATTACCTGGCGCACGGGCTGAAGCCGTCCTGCGCAAGGCTGTAAAAACAAAGGCCCGTCCAATGGACGGGCCTTTGTATTCGGGGGCTCAGACCTTCGAGACGTCTTCCGCCTGGAGGCCTTTCTGACCCTGGATCACCGAGAACTCCACTTTCTGGCCTTCGACCAGGGAGCGGTGACCATCGCCACGAATGGCACGGTAGTGAACGAAAACGTCCGGACCGCTATCGCGTTGAATGAATCCATAACCTTTGGCGTCATTGAACCACTTGACGGTTCCGACCTCACGATCAGCCATTACCACACTCTCCAACTTGCCTATTATTTTTGGGTGGCCCCCGAAATGAGGACTTCAACGGTTCGTCCGACGAACGTTTTCCTCATTATCCGACCCGTGCCCGAAGCGCGTTGGAAGGCAATTCGAATAACGCCCGAAGGCGACCGCGATCCCGAGTATATAAATCAAAAGTTACAGCTGAAAAGCACTTTTTCAACAAGTCCGCGAGCCTATGACCAAACAGGCCAAAGTGCCATTTTACGGGGCCTGCAGGGCCATTTTGGTGCTCGTTACCCTGCGTAACGAAAGTGTTTCGAACTTGGACTCCCGCACAACTTTGCACGATGGTTCCGGGCGTTTTCGCAACACCCGGAGCCACTTTTCCGATCAGGGTTTGCATCCCTGCATATCGATCCGATGCATTGCCAGAATCCTGCCCACGGCGAAACCCTCAACTGGCCGACACAGCCTGCGGTCGCGAGATATCACGGGTTGACCTGGTAGCCACGCCCCTGCAGGCAGCTGCTGTAGGCGGTGGAGCTGGCCGAACTCTGCGTGGCCTGCTGGTCGCGGCGGTCCTGGCGGCGATCCTGGCGCTGGCGGGAGGCCCCCACCACGGCTCCGGCGGCGGCCACTTCGCCGGCACGGTTCTGCCGGTACTGTTGCTTGGCATCGTCGCTGGCCCGATCGTAGATCTCGTCGTGCTGCTGACCGCGCACTTCAGCGGCGACCGCCCCTGCCGCCGCGCCCCTGGCCGCACCACGCACTCGCCCGCCGGTCTTCGGGTCGGTGGTAGTGGTTGCGTTGCTCGCGGCATTGGCGGCCACTCCGTTGCAGTAGTCCATGTCCTGCTGCACCTGCTGACTGCTCTGGCCTTTGAGCGGTACCACCGACTGCGCTCCTGCCGGCGCCACGCAGGCCAGTGCCAACAAGCATCCAAAAGTAAATTTACGCATCGTTCCACCTCCATAAATTGGAACCCTGATTAAGCAGAATAGTCCCTGCCGATAGCGCGCCAGCTGCCGCCGACCAGCCGCCCGCGGCTTTGCCGCGCGCCTCCTGATCCGGCAAACTACGCTCCTGAGCAATCGCTCGTTTTATTTCTGCCAGCCATAGGGCCTGTATGCCTCGTTACCCGTTCCGCCGCTTCGGTTTTGGTGCCCTGCGCCGCCTGCTCTACCTCTGGGTGCGCTCGGAAACCATCAACCAGTCGTCCTTCAGCCTGAAGATCGACCGCAGCAAACCGGTCCTCTACGTCCTGCAGCAGCCCTCGGTCAGCGACCTGGCGGTAGTCGACACCGAATGCCGCAAGGCCGGCCTGCCGCGCCCGGTGATGCCGGTCGCCATTGGCGAGTCCATCGAGCCCGCAGCCTTCTTCTACCTGACCCCGGAGCCCGACTGGCTCGGCCGCCAGGACAAGCGTGGCGCGCCGCCAGCGCTGGTACGCACGCTCAATGCCATTGGCCAGAACGGTATCGACGACGCGCAGATCGTCCCAGTCAGCGTGTTCTGGGGACAATCGCCGGATAGCGAAAAGAGCGCCTGGAAGTTGCTATTCGCCGACAACTGGGCGGTGACCGGGCGCCTGCGCAAACTGGCGCGCATCCTGATCCTCGGCCGCAAGACCCGCGTGCAGTTCTCCGCGCCCATCCACCTGCGCGAACTGGTGGAACAGGACAAGGGCCACGCGCGTACCCTGCGCATGGTGCAACGCATCCTGCGGGTGCACTTCCGCAACCAGAAGACAGCGGTTATCGGCCCGGATCTCTCCCATCGCCGCACCCTGGTGAAAGGTCTGCTGCGCGCTCCGCTGGTGCGCCAGGCGATCCAGGAAGAGTGCGACACCCAGAAGATTTCCCAGGAGAAGGCCGAAGCCACCGCGCTGCGCTATGCCAACGAGATCGCCGCCGACGTTTCCTACCCGGTGATCCGTTTCCTCGAAGTGACCCTGACCTGGTTCTGGAACAAGCTCTACGAGGGCGTCAAGGTCAACCACATCGAGCGCGTGCAGGACGTCGCCCAAGGCCACGAGATCGTCTACGTGCCCTGCCACCGCAGCCACATCGACTACCTGCTGCTGTCCTACCTGCTGTTCCGCAATGGCCTGACGCCGCCGCACATCGCCGCCGGCATCAACCTCAACATGCCCATCGTCGGCTCGATCCTGCGCCGTGGCGGCGCCTTCTTCATGCGCCGCAGCTTCAAGGGCAACCAGCTGTACACCGCGGTATTCAACGAATACCTGCACACCCTGTTCAGCCGCGGCTTCTCCACCGAGTACTTCGTCGAAGGCGGCCGCTCTCGCACCGGGCGCATGCTGCATCCGCGCACCGGCATGCTGGCGATCACCCTGCGCAGCTTCCTGCGCGACTCGCGCCGCCCCATCGTCTTCGTTCCCGTGTACATCGGCTACGAGCGCGTGCTCGAAGGCCGCACCTACCTGGGCGAACTGCGCGGCGCGGCGAAGAAGAAGGAGTCGATCT harbors:
- a CDS encoding putative RNA methyltransferase, with the protein product MLICPLCREALAEVDNGVACAAGHRFDRARQGYLNLLPVQHKKSLDPGDNAAMVEARRHFLGAGHYAPLAKRLAELAAERAPGRWLDIGCGEGYYTAQLGEALPQADGYALDISREAVKRACKRAPQLTWMVASMARVPLADASCQLLASVFSPIDWKEAARLLTPGGGVLRLGPARDHLLELRQRLYDEVREYVEDKHLADLPEELKLAHTEQLSFKLPLHTREAREHLLAMTPHGWRVNPERRERILAEPFEVTVAVRYDWLERQEP
- a CDS encoding cold-shock protein, with the protein product MADREVGTVKWFNDAKGYGFIQRDSGPDVFVHYRAIRGDGHRSLVEGQKVEFSVIQGQKGLQAEDVSKV
- a CDS encoding YMGG-like glycine zipper-containing protein; translated protein: MRKFTFGCLLALACVAPAGAQSVVPLKGQSSQQVQQDMDYCNGVAANAASNATTTTDPKTGGRVRGAARGAAAGAVAAEVRGQQHDEIYDRASDDAKQQYRQNRAGEVAAAGAVVGASRQRQDRRQDRRDQQATQSSASSTAYSSCLQGRGYQVNP
- the plsB gene encoding glycerol-3-phosphate 1-O-acyltransferase PlsB, with product MPRYPFRRFGFGALRRLLYLWVRSETINQSSFSLKIDRSKPVLYVLQQPSVSDLAVVDTECRKAGLPRPVMPVAIGESIEPAAFFYLTPEPDWLGRQDKRGAPPALVRTLNAIGQNGIDDAQIVPVSVFWGQSPDSEKSAWKLLFADNWAVTGRLRKLARILILGRKTRVQFSAPIHLRELVEQDKGHARTLRMVQRILRVHFRNQKTAVIGPDLSHRRTLVKGLLRAPLVRQAIQEECDTQKISQEKAEATALRYANEIAADVSYPVIRFLEVTLTWFWNKLYEGVKVNHIERVQDVAQGHEIVYVPCHRSHIDYLLLSYLLFRNGLTPPHIAAGINLNMPIVGSILRRGGAFFMRRSFKGNQLYTAVFNEYLHTLFSRGFSTEYFVEGGRSRTGRMLHPRTGMLAITLRSFLRDSRRPIVFVPVYIGYERVLEGRTYLGELRGAAKKKESIFDIFKVIGALKQRFGQVWVNFGEPIHLERFLDQQQPDWRQQDLGPEFRPTWLSGATNHLARDVARHLNDAAAINPVNLVALALLSTTRLALDETALARVIDLYLGLLRKVPYSPSATLPDGNGQQQIEYVKSMNLLSEQKDALGRICYLDEQNAVLMTYYRNNVLHIFALPALIASFFQNSGRISREQLLRYTRALYPYLQAELFIRWSLEELDAVVDQWLQAMVDSELLKQENDTFIRPAPSSRQYVLLTLLARAIAQTLQRFYMSISLVLNAGQKQLTAEELENLCTVMAQRLSILHGLNAPEFFDKSLFRHFIQTLLDEDVLRKDENGKLSFHELLGELAEGAAKRVLPAEIRLSIRQVALEQPHQSAPAGQPAVTPGN